A DNA window from Roseovarius sp. Pro17 contains the following coding sequences:
- a CDS encoding ABC transporter permease: protein MIVLTIYIAIFCAAFIVVRLGMRKFMVRRDFTSLKTVTFGDESAVRPDRWASILSVLTLFLLWGAFTGSNWVPFHAPGPFIGDTQFTYTVEAPDGARDDATVHARVYPAEETGSPQEAEPGAGFAKNDSIALAVWRSGLVLVDKNDEITRKDGAKVVEIDGQPVSPGSRVEVAHGTVAVTSKGSLNFVPYSGMQMEPIWLPAPEAVVARIKEISTQGYQNFTLWEHLFWSLFRVIVGFILGALVGIPLGYAMGLSDWFRGWFDPIVEFMRPVPPLALIPLVIIWAGIGESGKIILLFLAALWIMAISARAGVSGVAIAKVHAAYSLGASRWQVLRHVIVPNSLPEIFTGARVAMGVCWGTVVAAELVAAEKGAGMMIMVASRFQLTDIVLMGIILIGVIGFSIDILMRKAEDWLVPWKGRT, encoded by the coding sequence ATGATCGTTCTCACAATCTATATCGCCATCTTCTGCGCGGCGTTCATCGTTGTGCGTCTAGGGATGCGCAAGTTCATGGTGCGCCGCGATTTCACCTCGCTTAAAACGGTGACCTTCGGCGACGAGAGCGCGGTGAGGCCCGACAGGTGGGCCAGTATCCTGTCGGTGCTCACGCTGTTTTTGCTCTGGGGGGCATTCACCGGCTCGAATTGGGTGCCATTTCACGCGCCGGGGCCCTTCATTGGTGATACGCAATTCACTTATACGGTGGAAGCACCCGATGGCGCACGTGACGATGCCACCGTCCACGCCCGCGTCTATCCCGCCGAAGAGACGGGCAGTCCGCAGGAGGCGGAGCCGGGCGCAGGTTTTGCGAAGAACGACTCAATCGCCCTTGCAGTCTGGCGTTCGGGCCTCGTGCTGGTCGACAAGAATGACGAGATCACCCGCAAGGACGGCGCAAAGGTCGTCGAGATTGACGGCCAGCCTGTGTCGCCGGGAAGCCGGGTAGAGGTGGCCCACGGGACCGTGGCGGTCACGTCCAAGGGATCGCTGAACTTCGTGCCCTACTCAGGCATGCAGATGGAGCCGATCTGGCTTCCTGCGCCAGAGGCGGTGGTCGCGCGGATCAAGGAAATCTCGACCCAAGGCTACCAGAACTTCACCCTGTGGGAGCATCTCTTCTGGTCGCTGTTCCGCGTGATCGTCGGCTTTATCCTCGGCGCGCTCGTCGGCATCCCACTTGGTTATGCCATGGGCCTGAGCGACTGGTTCCGCGGCTGGTTCGATCCGATCGTGGAATTCATGCGCCCGGTCCCTCCGCTGGCGTTGATCCCGCTGGTCATCATCTGGGCGGGAATCGGAGAAAGCGGCAAGATCATCCTGCTGTTTCTGGCGGCCCTGTGGATCATGGCGATCTCGGCGCGCGCGGGCGTGTCGGGCGTGGCGATCGCCAAGGTACACGCAGCCTATTCTTTGGGCGCGAGCCGCTGGCAGGTTCTGCGACACGTGATCGTGCCGAACTCCCTGCCGGAAATTTTCACAGGCGCGCGGGTCGCCATGGGGGTCTGCTGGGGAACGGTGGTCGCGGCTGAATTGGTCGCCGCTGAGAAGGGGGCGGGCATGATGATCATGGTCGCCAGTCGTTTCCAGCTGACCGATATCGTTCTCATGGGGATCATCCTGATCGGCGTGATCGGCTTCAGCATCGACATCCTGATGCGCAAGGCAGAGGATTGGCTGGTGCCATGGAAGGGCCGGACGTAA
- a CDS encoding ABC transporter ATP-binding protein codes for MSTLSISNLSMRFDLPNGSHVQALQDISLEIKSGELMSVLGPSGCGKTTLLNILAGFLAPTEGNVTLNDHAVTGPGAERGMVFQQGALFEWMSVRDNVSFGPRMAGRKKKDYIENVNHLLDVVGLQDFKDKAVYELSGGMQQRVALARCLANEPDVILMDEPLGALDALTREKMQGLVLRLWKETGKTIILITHSVEEALLLGERLLVMAPRPGRIHKEYRLPFAGAGVGKDLRMVKRDLEFGEKREEILSMIWDMEEEIMGRTEEAAA; via the coding sequence ATGTCGACACTTTCGATTAGTAATCTCTCCATGCGGTTCGATCTTCCCAACGGAAGCCATGTGCAGGCGCTTCAGGATATCTCACTGGAGATAAAAAGCGGTGAGCTGATGAGCGTTCTGGGCCCCTCGGGCTGCGGTAAGACGACATTGCTCAACATCCTTGCCGGTTTCCTCGCCCCGACCGAAGGCAATGTGACACTGAACGATCACGCGGTGACCGGCCCAGGCGCCGAGCGCGGAATGGTGTTCCAGCAAGGCGCGCTATTCGAGTGGATGAGCGTGCGGGACAATGTAAGCTTCGGACCCCGCATGGCCGGCCGAAAGAAGAAAGACTACATCGAGAATGTGAACCACCTGCTCGACGTGGTGGGCCTGCAAGATTTCAAGGACAAGGCGGTGTACGAGCTTTCGGGCGGTATGCAGCAGCGCGTCGCCCTGGCGCGATGCCTTGCGAACGAGCCGGACGTCATCCTGATGGACGAACCGCTGGGCGCGCTGGACGCGCTGACCCGCGAAAAGATGCAAGGGCTGGTCCTGCGCCTGTGGAAAGAGACCGGCAAGACGATCATCCTGATCACCCATTCGGTCGAGGAAGCCCTGCTGTTGGGCGAGCGCCTTTTGGTGATGGCGCCGCGGCCGGGACGCATCCACAAGGAATACCGCCTTCCTTTTGCAGGGGCGGGTGTGGGAAAGGACTTGCGGATGGTCAAGCGCGATCTTGAATTCGGCGAGAAACGCGAGGAAATCCTATCTATGATCTGGGACATGGAAGAAGAGATCATGGGCCGCACCGAAGAGGCCGCGGCATGA
- a CDS encoding ABC transporter substrate-binding protein — protein MSILASVIATLAAQGAAAQEQITVGYFQEWPMPFQYAKVEGMYDEAMGMEVQWRAFDTGTAMSAAMASGDVQLVVSQGVPPFVVATSAGQDLQIVDVAVSYADNDNCVVREALEIDKDSAAELAGKKVAVPLGTAAHYSFIKQMNHFGVDIGSMQVVNMAPPEGAAAIAQGSVDMACGWGGSLRRMLEHGNSLLTGAEKEELGILIFDVTSGPTDFIAENADLVSAFLSVTAEANEMWNSGENTDKMLPVIAKDAGMDEDEAGATIATFTFPSVEEQLGQKWLGGGAQEFMKGVADVFVEAGSIDAAKDDYSENVNAAPLEQAGSM, from the coding sequence ATGTCAATTCTGGCGAGCGTCATCGCCACTCTTGCGGCGCAGGGCGCTGCCGCACAAGAGCAGATCACGGTCGGCTATTTCCAAGAATGGCCGATGCCGTTCCAATACGCCAAGGTTGAAGGCATGTATGACGAGGCGATGGGCATGGAAGTCCAGTGGCGCGCCTTCGATACCGGCACAGCGATGAGCGCGGCAATGGCGTCGGGTGACGTGCAGCTTGTCGTCAGCCAGGGTGTGCCGCCCTTCGTGGTGGCAACAAGCGCGGGCCAGGACCTGCAGATTGTCGACGTGGCCGTAAGCTATGCCGATAACGATAATTGTGTGGTGCGCGAAGCGCTTGAGATCGACAAGGACAGCGCGGCCGAACTGGCCGGCAAGAAGGTCGCCGTGCCGCTGGGCACTGCCGCACATTACAGCTTCATCAAGCAGATGAACCACTTCGGCGTCGACATCGGATCGATGCAGGTCGTCAACATGGCCCCGCCCGAAGGGGCCGCCGCCATCGCGCAGGGTTCGGTGGACATGGCCTGCGGCTGGGGCGGTAGCCTGCGGCGGATGCTGGAGCATGGAAACAGCCTGCTGACCGGTGCGGAAAAGGAAGAGCTGGGCATCCTGATATTCGACGTAACCTCCGGCCCGACCGATTTCATTGCTGAAAACGCGGATCTCGTGTCGGCGTTCCTCAGCGTGACAGCCGAGGCGAACGAGATGTGGAACAGCGGTGAAAACACCGACAAGATGCTGCCCGTCATTGCCAAGGATGCAGGCATGGACGAAGACGAGGCTGGCGCCACCATTGCCACGTTCACCTTCCCCAGCGTCGAAGAGCAGCTTGGCCAGAAGTGGCTTGGCGGCGGTGCGCAGGAGTTCATGAAGGGCGTGGCCGACGTCTTCGTGGAGGCCGGCAGCATCGACGCGGCCAAGGATGACTACTCGGAGAACGTCAACGCCGCCCCGCTGGAGCAGGCTGGCAGCATGTAA
- a CDS encoding LysR family transcriptional regulator: protein MARRSKSKDLNLKWLELFQICAQKGSLQAAAEESGLTISTVSYHLRSLEDNLGVELFNHARRPMVLTPKGIAFLRNIDQALHSIRKAKAEASAGTISEASFLRIGTIEDFDSDITPELAVFLSAKMPVCDFMYHTDSSHSVIRMLRDRQLDLGVTTTPNESVRDLQDRPLLRDPFVVVLPLVDERSLTEIVEGRTKLPFLRFSSNLMIAQQIESQLRRIGVSAPQRFECSSNQTLLAMVAAGAGWTITTPLHFSRAKRFHSKLRMHRFPGKTFSRTLAIVSTPDCSRSLIDLADSKLRSLIHEHAIAPLHQSNPWLADSFMLVS, encoded by the coding sequence ATGGCGCGTCGTTCTAAATCCAAGGATCTCAACCTCAAATGGCTGGAGCTGTTTCAGATCTGCGCGCAGAAGGGATCGCTTCAGGCGGCGGCAGAAGAATCCGGGCTGACGATCAGCACCGTCTCGTATCATCTTCGCAGTCTGGAGGACAATCTGGGCGTCGAACTTTTCAACCATGCAAGACGGCCCATGGTGCTTACGCCCAAGGGTATCGCGTTTCTGCGCAACATAGATCAGGCGCTACATTCCATCCGAAAGGCCAAGGCAGAGGCCTCGGCCGGGACCATCTCGGAGGCCAGCTTCCTGAGGATCGGCACGATCGAGGATTTCGACAGTGATATCACTCCCGAACTGGCTGTATTTCTGTCAGCGAAAATGCCGGTCTGCGATTTCATGTATCATACCGATTCCAGCCATTCGGTCATCAGGATGTTGCGCGACCGCCAGCTGGATCTGGGCGTCACGACCACGCCAAACGAAAGCGTTCGTGACCTTCAGGACCGTCCCTTGCTACGCGATCCGTTTGTCGTGGTCCTCCCCCTTGTTGACGAACGATCCCTGACGGAGATCGTTGAGGGGCGCACGAAACTGCCGTTCCTGCGCTTTTCCAGCAATCTGATGATCGCGCAGCAGATTGAATCGCAACTGCGCCGCATTGGAGTCTCGGCACCTCAGAGATTCGAATGCAGCAGCAACCAGACACTCTTGGCGATGGTGGCCGCCGGCGCCGGGTGGACGATTACCACTCCACTACATTTCTCGCGGGCAAAGCGATTTCATTCAAAGCTTCGGATGCACCGCTTTCCCGGAAAAACCTTTTCCCGCACGTTAGCGATCGTCAGCACACCGGATTGCTCGCGCTCGCTGATTGACCTTGCCGACAGCAAGCTGCGCAGCCTGATCCACGAGCACGCCATCGCGCCGCTTCATCAAAGCAACCCATGGCTGGCGGACAGCTTCATGCTGGTCTCCTGA
- a CDS encoding trimethylamine methyltransferase family protein, with protein sequence MTAHGRRTGRQERMALRAARPVLDPCPPGQIGGSYKPLTEFELRRIHDTALDLLEKLGMGEVPPRLREDLLAAGATDNGAGRVLFPPTLVETAIDQAAKTFVLHGRDPDRSIEVGGNRVYFGTGGAAVQTLDMTSGLYRPATLVDLHDFTRLQDTLSNVSWFTRCCIATDVPDNFDLDVNTVYALLKNTTKPTATAFTLAEHVEPIVRMLDIGAGGAGKFSKRPFMKAHISPVISPMRYGEDAVEVVYECIKHNIPLSCITAAQAGATAPATLAGFLAQSLAETLASLVMVHAIQPGFPMVFSNWPLVVDLRTGSFSGGSGETAVLNAASAQLSNWLGLPSGVACSMTDAKAIDAQYGMEKGITSMAAALAGANLIYESSGMTASLLGASFEAFVLDDEMHSNTYRVLRGIEVTDENLGFDAICEAVLGAGHFLGNQHTYAAMERDYFYPSLADRDEPRTWAENGAQDAWSRARNRAQEILRDHRPAYLTPQQDREIRAQFKIL encoded by the coding sequence ATGACGGCGCACGGAAGACGGACAGGACGTCAGGAGCGTATGGCCCTGCGCGCCGCCCGACCCGTACTGGATCCTTGCCCGCCGGGCCAGATTGGCGGCAGCTACAAACCTCTGACCGAATTCGAGCTGCGCCGCATCCACGACACCGCGCTCGATCTGCTGGAGAAGCTGGGCATGGGCGAGGTGCCGCCGCGTCTGCGCGAGGATCTGCTGGCGGCAGGAGCGACGGATAACGGCGCGGGACGCGTCCTCTTTCCTCCTACGCTGGTCGAGACCGCCATCGATCAGGCGGCCAAGACCTTCGTGCTGCATGGACGCGACCCGGACCGGTCGATCGAGGTCGGCGGCAACCGGGTCTATTTCGGCACCGGCGGGGCGGCGGTGCAAACCCTCGACATGACAAGCGGTCTTTACCGGCCCGCAACGCTGGTCGATCTTCACGACTTCACCCGGCTTCAGGACACGCTGTCCAACGTTAGCTGGTTCACGCGCTGCTGCATTGCCACTGACGTTCCGGATAACTTCGATCTGGACGTGAATACCGTCTACGCGCTGCTTAAGAACACGACCAAACCGACGGCGACCGCATTCACCTTGGCCGAGCATGTGGAGCCGATCGTGAGGATGCTCGATATCGGTGCCGGGGGCGCGGGCAAGTTTTCAAAGCGTCCTTTCATGAAGGCACATATCAGCCCCGTTATCTCGCCCATGCGCTACGGCGAGGATGCGGTTGAGGTGGTGTATGAGTGCATCAAACACAATATCCCCTTGTCCTGTATCACTGCCGCACAGGCCGGGGCCACGGCACCCGCGACGCTCGCCGGCTTTCTGGCGCAATCGCTGGCCGAGACGCTGGCCAGCCTCGTGATGGTGCATGCGATACAGCCCGGCTTTCCCATGGTGTTCTCCAACTGGCCACTGGTGGTGGACCTGCGCACCGGCTCGTTTTCAGGAGGCAGCGGCGAGACCGCCGTCCTGAACGCCGCATCGGCGCAACTGTCGAACTGGCTGGGCCTACCCTCGGGCGTGGCCTGCTCGATGACCGACGCCAAGGCGATAGACGCGCAATACGGGATGGAAAAAGGCATCACCTCGATGGCGGCAGCCCTCGCCGGGGCCAACCTGATCTATGAAAGCTCGGGCATGACCGCATCCTTGCTGGGCGCCAGCTTCGAGGCCTTCGTGCTGGATGATGAGATGCACTCGAACACCTATCGTGTGCTACGGGGCATCGAAGTGACCGACGAGAACCTCGGCTTTGACGCAATCTGCGAGGCGGTCCTTGGCGCAGGACACTTTCTGGGCAACCAGCACACATATGCTGCGATGGAGCGCGACTATTTCTACCCATCGCTTGCGGATCGCGACGAGCCGCGCACATGGGCCGAGAACGGCGCTCAGGATGCGTGGAGCAGGGCGCGGAACCGGGCACAGGAGATTCTACGCGATCACCGGCCCGCATATCTCACGCCGCAGCAGGACCGCGAGATCCGAGCGCAGTTCAAGATACTCTGA
- a CDS encoding FAD-dependent oxidoreductase, producing MKSRTKVVVIGGGIAGCSTLYHLTQEGWSDVVLIERDELTSGTTWHSAAQVTNFGATQTMVGLKSHSIALYKKLRDDPEYPVGYHHGDGGIRLANTEAQMQGYRHFASMARGMGVTYEVIDAEECARRHPLISTDNLLGGLWDGEDGDIDPAQLCQALAFHARKAGAEVYRQTNVTGLMQKADDTWTVQTDKGTIDADIVVNACGYRVNEVGAMMGVHHPVASMEHQYFVTEDIPAIAEAGHRMPLLRCPISDYYSRQEKNGLLVGFYEQDCRTWGMDGISPNFSNDLCPDDLDRVMDVLEGAFERMPVLAEAGIKRVVNGPITYTIDGAPLVGPIPGKRNAYCIIGLRAGLGEGGGHGWLLAQQIVHGEACYDTWVIDPRRFTGHTNVELTALKSIEDYQNEFRFHFPHEHRPAGRPAKTTPLTPILAAEGAEFTVVNGWERIDYIKPTPDFHPTLSFNFDEAFDVVAAEIRNVQQNVGLCEVNGFNRFEITGADRHSFLDRMFCGAVTKRAGRVGLGYLLNHHGMVKGEATIANLPASDRGPERVWYGSAAASEFHDMDWLQAHLAAGEDVTIRSLTNDQTILVLAGPKARDVLSACSRGDWSREAFPWLSVRECFIGFAPATVLGVSFSGELAYEIHVPNASLYAAYLALRKAGEAHGLKLFGARAVDSMRLEKGFLHWKADLLTEFDPFETSLDRFVKPEKGDFIGKDPLLKRKAEGPRKKLVTLKVDATHAPAHGGASVMLDGKVVGTVTSGDWGHRVGMNLAYAFVEPDLAAEGSTMQIDLYGDLVGAEVIAPSPYDPDYALMRG from the coding sequence ATGAAGTCGCGAACCAAAGTAGTTGTCATCGGCGGCGGCATCGCCGGTTGCTCGACGCTCTATCATCTTACCCAAGAGGGCTGGAGCGACGTTGTTCTGATCGAGCGCGACGAGCTGACCTCCGGCACGACTTGGCATTCCGCCGCCCAGGTGACGAACTTTGGCGCGACCCAGACGATGGTGGGTCTCAAGAGCCACTCCATCGCGCTTTACAAGAAGCTGCGCGACGATCCGGAGTATCCGGTAGGCTATCATCACGGCGATGGCGGCATCCGGCTGGCCAATACCGAAGCACAGATGCAGGGCTATCGTCATTTCGCGTCGATGGCGCGCGGCATGGGCGTGACCTACGAGGTCATCGACGCCGAGGAATGCGCGCGCCGCCATCCCCTGATCTCGACCGATAACCTGCTCGGCGGCCTCTGGGACGGCGAGGACGGCGATATCGACCCCGCGCAGCTTTGCCAGGCGCTGGCCTTCCATGCACGCAAGGCGGGGGCGGAAGTGTATCGCCAGACCAACGTCACCGGGTTGATGCAAAAAGCAGACGATACTTGGACCGTGCAAACCGACAAAGGCACAATCGACGCCGATATTGTCGTGAACGCCTGCGGCTACCGCGTGAACGAGGTGGGCGCGATGATGGGCGTGCATCATCCCGTAGCCTCGATGGAGCACCAGTATTTCGTGACCGAAGACATTCCGGCCATCGCAGAGGCGGGCCACCGGATGCCGCTGCTGCGCTGCCCGATCTCGGACTACTATTCGCGGCAGGAAAAGAACGGCCTGCTGGTGGGTTTTTACGAGCAGGATTGCCGGACCTGGGGAATGGACGGGATCAGCCCGAACTTCTCCAACGATCTGTGCCCCGACGATCTGGACCGCGTGATGGACGTGCTGGAAGGCGCGTTCGAGCGGATGCCCGTGCTGGCCGAGGCCGGCATTAAGCGCGTGGTCAACGGACCGATCACCTACACGATCGACGGCGCGCCGCTGGTCGGCCCGATCCCCGGTAAGCGCAACGCCTATTGCATCATCGGCCTGCGCGCGGGCCTTGGCGAAGGCGGCGGGCATGGCTGGCTTCTGGCGCAGCAGATCGTGCATGGTGAGGCTTGCTATGACACCTGGGTCATCGACCCGCGCCGTTTTACCGGCCACACGAATGTCGAACTGACCGCGCTTAAATCGATCGAAGATTACCAGAACGAATTCCGCTTCCATTTCCCGCACGAACATCGCCCGGCAGGCCGTCCGGCCAAGACCACGCCGCTGACGCCGATCCTTGCCGCCGAAGGCGCGGAGTTCACCGTGGTGAACGGATGGGAGCGCATCGATTACATCAAGCCCACCCCTGATTTCCACCCCACGCTCAGCTTCAATTTCGACGAGGCCTTCGATGTGGTCGCCGCCGAAATCAGGAACGTGCAGCAGAATGTCGGCCTGTGCGAAGTCAACGGCTTCAACCGGTTCGAGATCACCGGCGCGGACCGGCACAGCTTCCTCGACCGCATGTTCTGCGGCGCGGTGACCAAGCGCGCGGGCCGCGTCGGGCTGGGCTACCTGCTGAACCATCACGGCATGGTCAAGGGCGAGGCGACGATTGCCAACCTGCCCGCCAGCGACCGGGGGCCTGAGCGCGTCTGGTACGGCTCGGCGGCAGCCAGTGAATTCCATGACATGGACTGGCTGCAGGCGCATTTGGCGGCCGGCGAAGACGTCACGATCCGCAGCCTTACCAATGACCAGACGATCCTCGTGCTGGCAGGCCCCAAGGCGCGTGACGTCCTGTCGGCATGCTCGCGCGGCGACTGGTCGCGCGAGGCCTTCCCCTGGCTCAGCGTACGCGAATGTTTCATCGGATTTGCCCCGGCCACTGTCCTCGGCGTCAGTTTCTCTGGCGAACTGGCCTATGAAATCCACGTGCCCAACGCGTCGCTTTATGCTGCCTATCTGGCGCTGCGCAAGGCGGGCGAGGCGCATGGGCTGAAGCTGTTCGGCGCGCGCGCGGTCGACTCGATGCGGTTGGAGAAGGGGTTCCTGCACTGGAAAGCCGACCTTCTGACCGAATTCGATCCGTTCGAGACGTCGCTCGACCGCTTCGTGAAGCCGGAGAAGGGTGATTTCATCGGCAAGGACCCGCTGCTGAAGCGCAAGGCCGAGGGCCCGCGCAAGAAGCTCGTGACGCTGAAGGTGGACGCGACCCATGCCCCCGCGCATGGCGGCGCCTCAGTGATGCTGGATGGCAAGGTCGTCGGCACCGTGACCTCCGGCGATTGGGGTCACCGGGTGGGCATGAACCTGGCCTATGCGTTTGTCGAGCCGGATCTGGCCGCCGAGGGCAGCACCATGCAGATCGACCTCTACGGCGATCTCGTCGGTGCTGAGGTCATCGCGCCCTCGCCCTACGATCCCGACTACGCCCTGATGCGAGGATAG
- a CDS encoding GlxA family transcriptional regulator, which yields MAHIQVTILVEQGFAPTELALVQDVLRIAGRLGQGICFDTRLCTTAGTDLVEGMGGIFVRAAPFALDVAIRPDHLVVLGGAGIAARFEQLRARLRWSERMGQSIILMSDAASEWQLRNPETVQITSHWEDHQVWSTALCDQSCGLPIFTTSGRITTAAGMVSAADVIPIRIVAPRSSWLALAVGNVLLMDRIRDGAAQQPRSENDVNALPLVKLETTIAAMEGHLEDPLSTADLADVEGLSVRQFERKFKTFLGQSPMAFYRTLRLRRARTLIEQTALSITEISVACGFGSPSSFSRHYANAFGVSPSRRRAELSAKAVPFGPTSQSQGYQNAPVPLSAHTPRPSVHAAGADETPVRRIGC from the coding sequence ATGGCACATATTCAGGTCACCATTCTGGTCGAACAAGGCTTTGCGCCGACCGAGCTAGCGCTGGTGCAGGATGTGCTTCGCATCGCCGGGCGACTCGGTCAGGGCATCTGTTTCGACACCCGCCTCTGCACCACCGCCGGGACCGATTTGGTCGAGGGGATGGGCGGCATCTTCGTGCGTGCCGCACCGTTTGCGCTGGATGTAGCGATCCGGCCCGATCATCTGGTAGTTCTCGGCGGTGCTGGCATCGCCGCCCGGTTCGAGCAGCTGCGCGCCCGGCTGCGCTGGAGCGAACGCATGGGCCAGAGCATCATCCTGATGTCCGACGCGGCCTCGGAATGGCAGCTGCGCAACCCCGAGACTGTGCAGATAACCAGCCATTGGGAGGATCATCAGGTCTGGTCCACGGCCCTTTGCGATCAGAGCTGCGGCCTGCCGATCTTCACTACAAGCGGGCGCATTACCACGGCCGCGGGCATGGTGTCCGCGGCCGATGTCATCCCTATTCGGATCGTCGCGCCGCGCTCGTCCTGGCTGGCTCTGGCGGTGGGCAATGTTCTGTTGATGGACCGAATCCGCGATGGCGCGGCCCAGCAGCCGCGTAGCGAAAACGACGTCAATGCCCTGCCCCTCGTCAAACTGGAGACGACAATCGCTGCAATGGAAGGTCATCTCGAAGATCCGCTGTCGACTGCTGATTTGGCCGACGTGGAGGGGCTGTCGGTCCGCCAGTTTGAACGCAAGTTCAAGACGTTCCTTGGCCAAAGTCCGATGGCCTTCTACCGCACCCTGCGCCTGCGCCGGGCCAGGACGCTGATCGAACAGACCGCCTTGTCCATCACGGAAATCTCGGTGGCCTGCGGGTTTGGCAGCCCGTCGAGTTTTTCCAGACATTACGCCAACGCGTTCGGCGTGTCGCCCTCACGGCGCCGCGCGGAACTGTCGGCCAAGGCCGTTCCGTTCGGTCCCACCTCGCAATCACAAGGATATCAAAATGCACCTGTCCCGCTTTCCGCGCACACGCCTCGCCCATCTGTCCACGCCGCTGGAGCCGATGAAACGCCTGTCAGAAGAATTGGGTGTTGA
- a CDS encoding D-cysteine desulfhydrase has translation MHLSRFPRTRLAHLSTPLEPMKRLSEELGVELWIKRDDCTGLSTGGNKTRKLEFLMAEALEQGADMVMTQGATQTNHGRQTAAAAAKLGLACHILLEDRTSYDDANYNTNGNVLLDHLHGATTQKFPGGHDMPAEMERAAEKKRAEGHNVYVIPGGGSNPTGALGYVNCAFELLGQFNDADLKVDRIVHATGSSGTQAGLVTGMCAMNAQIPVLGIGTRAPQPKQEQMVYDLACKTAEKLGCPGVVKREYVMANTDYVGQGYGLPTDSGIEAIRMFAELEGILLDPCYSAKGAAGLIDLARKGKFKDERVVFLHTGGAAALGGYDFAFDSSDRWVTL, from the coding sequence ATGCACCTGTCCCGCTTTCCGCGCACACGCCTCGCCCATCTGTCCACGCCGCTGGAGCCGATGAAACGCCTGTCAGAAGAATTGGGTGTTGAGCTCTGGATCAAGCGCGATGACTGCACCGGCCTGTCCACCGGCGGCAACAAGACCCGCAAACTGGAATTCCTGATGGCCGAGGCGCTGGAACAGGGCGCCGACATGGTGATGACCCAGGGCGCCACCCAGACCAACCACGGACGCCAGACCGCCGCCGCTGCGGCCAAGCTGGGGCTGGCCTGCCATATCCTTCTGGAGGATCGCACCAGCTATGACGACGCCAATTACAACACCAATGGCAACGTCCTGCTGGATCATCTGCATGGCGCAACAACGCAGAAATTTCCCGGCGGCCATGACATGCCCGCCGAGATGGAGCGCGCCGCAGAAAAGAAGCGCGCCGAGGGGCATAACGTCTATGTCATTCCCGGCGGCGGATCGAACCCGACCGGCGCGCTTGGCTATGTGAATTGCGCCTTCGAGTTGCTGGGCCAGTTCAATGACGCGGACCTTAAGGTTGACCGTATCGTCCATGCCACCGGATCGTCGGGCACGCAGGCAGGTCTTGTCACCGGAATGTGCGCGATGAACGCGCAGATCCCCGTGCTGGGCATCGGCACCCGCGCGCCGCAGCCTAAGCAGGAACAGATGGTTTACGATCTGGCCTGCAAGACGGCCGAGAAGCTGGGCTGCCCCGGCGTGGTCAAGCGCGAGTATGTCATGGCCAACACTGATTACGTCGGCCAAGGCTATGGCTTGCCCACCGACAGCGGCATCGAGGCGATCCGCATGTTCGCCGAGCTGGAAGGGATCCTTCTGGATCCCTGCTATTCGGCCAAGGGGGCGGCTGGTCTGATCGATCTGGCGCGCAAGGGCAAATTCAAGGACGAGCGGGTTGTGTTCCTGCACACCGGCGGTGCTGCGGCGCTTGGCGGATATGATTTCGCCTTCGACAGCAGTGACCGCTGGGTCACGCTCTGA